One Lachnospiraceae bacterium C1.1 genomic region harbors:
- the mreD gene encoding rod shape-determining protein MreD: MRRKIIEFLIIFISFIIQCTFFKAVNMGGISPNLLIIVTATFGFIRGQREGMYVGFLAGLFTDILFGNGIIGLYTLIYTFVGYLNGLFSRIFYPEDVKLPIFLIIVSDFIYSFICYILTFLLRSRLDLPFYLIHVMIPELVYTALITLIFYRFILIIEKVIEEKEEME; this comes from the coding sequence TTGAGAAGAAAAATTATTGAATTTCTTATAATCTTTATTTCATTTATAATCCAGTGTACTTTTTTTAAGGCTGTAAATATGGGAGGAATTTCTCCTAATCTGTTGATAATAGTTACAGCAACATTCGGTTTTATAAGGGGACAGAGAGAAGGAATGTATGTCGGTTTTCTTGCCGGCCTGTTTACAGATATTCTTTTTGGAAATGGTATTATCGGATTGTATACACTTATATATACCTTTGTAGGATATCTCAATGGTCTGTTTAGCAGAATCTTTTATCCTGAAGATGTTAAACTGCCCATTTTTCTAATAATTGTAAGTGATTTTATATATAGTTTTATATGCTATATACTTACATTTCTTTTGCGTTCCAGACTTGATCTGCCTTTTTATCTTATCCATGTAATGATACCTGAGCTGGTCTATACTGCTTTGATAACACTTATTTTTTACAGGTTCATTCTGATTATTGAAAAGGTGATTGAGGAAAAGGAAGAAATGGAGTAA